In Octopus bimaculoides isolate UCB-OBI-ISO-001 chromosome 21, ASM119413v2, whole genome shotgun sequence, a single window of DNA contains:
- the LOC106872036 gene encoding uncharacterized protein LOC106872036, which produces MVNVPKTRRTYCKGKKCRKHTLHKVSQYKAGKASLCAQGKRRYDRKQRGYGGQTKPIFHKKAKTTKKIVLRMECTECKYRKQLPIKRCKHFELGGDKKKKGQMIQF; this is translated from the exons GTGAACGTCCCCAAAACCCGGCGGACCTACTGCAAAGGTAAAAAGTGCAGGAAACATACTCTTCACAAGGTTTCACAGTACAAGGCTGGTAAAGCCTCACTATGTGCCCAAG GTAAGAGACGTTACGATAGAAAACAAAGAGGTTATGGTGGTCAGACCAAACCTATCTTTCACAAAAAG GCTAAAACCACCAAGAAAATTGTCCTTCGAATGGAGTGTACAGAATGCAAATATAGGAAACAACTGCCAATTAAACGGTGTAAGCACTTCGAGCTTGGAGGTGACAAGAAAAAGAAG